A region from the Candidatus Zixiibacteriota bacterium genome encodes:
- a CDS encoding PorV/PorQ family protein — protein MKKYLTIGTLTFLLCLPVLAFGQAKVGTAGAQFLEIGVSARAIGMGGAFIGVANDASALYYNPGGTALIEEREIMITHIDYPADINYEFIGFVAPVPEIYGNIGLATYWLHTGDMPYTDYKHPEGTGQNFTVGDFALAATYSSSLTDNFAIGLTMKFIHSFLELESANGWASDVGIYYNTGYRDFTICMMIANFGPDMKFVEGESGEAYALPIDFRFGSAINIIERDNQKLTCGLQASRPNDNLEKFATGFEYWLNDSFALRLGKKFQYDYINNGNLSDEGFNTSGIRSFNLTSGFSFGGGIKLPVSGYTMQVDYAYQDFGYLNCIHRFSFDFKF, from the coding sequence ATGAAAAAATATCTTACAATTGGTACGCTTACGTTTCTTCTTTGCCTGCCTGTATTAGCTTTCGGGCAAGCCAAGGTTGGAACGGCAGGAGCGCAATTCTTAGAAATAGGAGTCTCTGCCAGAGCCATAGGCATGGGGGGAGCTTTCATCGGCGTTGCCAATGATGCGTCCGCTTTGTATTACAATCCCGGCGGAACCGCATTAATTGAGGAAAGAGAAATAATGATTACTCATATTGATTATCCGGCGGATATTAATTATGAGTTTATTGGTTTTGTTGCGCCCGTGCCTGAAATTTACGGCAATATCGGCCTGGCAACTTATTGGCTTCACACCGGCGATATGCCTTATACCGATTACAAGCATCCCGAAGGTACCGGTCAGAATTTTACGGTTGGAGATTTTGCTCTGGCGGCAACTTATTCATCCAGCCTGACCGATAATTTCGCGATTGGTCTAACTATGAAATTCATACATTCATTCCTCGAACTCGAATCCGCTAATGGCTGGGCTTCTGATGTTGGCATTTATTACAATACAGGCTATCGCGATTTCACTATCTGTATGATGATTGCCAATTTCGGCCCGGATATGAAATTTGTCGAGGGTGAATCCGGCGAGGCTTATGCTCTTCCTATTGATTTTAGATTTGGCTCCGCAATCAATATTATCGAACGCGATAATCAAAAACTAACCTGTGGTCTTCAAGCCTCCCGCCCAAACGACAATCTTGAGAAATTCGCTACAGGGTTTGAATACTGGCTGAATGATTCTTTCGCTCTTCGGCTGGGCAAAAAATTCCAGTATGACTATATTAACAATGGTAATCTTAGTGATGAAGGTTTTAATACCAGTGGAATAAGGTCGTTTAACCTAACATCCGGTTTTTCTTTTGGCGGCGGCATCAAACTTCCGGTTTCCGGTTATACCATGCAAGTAGATTATGCCTACCAGGATTTCGGATATCTTAATTGTATTCACCGTTTCAGTTTCGATTTCAAATTCTAA